In the Bordetella genomosp. 10 genome, one interval contains:
- a CDS encoding GMC oxidoreductase, translating into MMILDATTIPSGSVLNADICIVGAGAAGITLALALMDSGLDVVLLESGGPRVEKDTQALYRGTVPDARLHSEPDRYRERRMGGSTTIWGGRCMPLDPIDFEPRPYIAHSGWPIGLDDLMPYYPRANQICEAGDYAYTVETAFHHPIRPMIEGFESPAFTTNTLERFSTPTDFGRRYAERLRLGPVRVIQHANLCRLDSGTPGARGDARDNAQGNAAIGAAHVRTLSGNAFTVRARAYVLATGGLETARLLLASPGASGRGLGNRNDVVGRYYMCHIAGTIGTVDLSRAASAWHGYEVSDEGVYCRRRLALRPEAQRRLQVGNFIARLHHPRIADPGHGSSILSALYLARPIVPYEYAKRLYGDAPGTLGLWLRHLGNVIMGMPSAAAFMWRLFTQRKLADRKFPSIIVHPRNRRYSLDFHAEQEPNVDSRVTLGTDTDALGVPRLHVDWRYTKRDVETIQGALAELASALHASGVGSFEYDPALVETEMTRYGAYGGHHIGTARMGRDPRDSVVDADCRVHEAGNLFVAGAAVFPTSGQANPTLTIVALALRLAAHLRQVYAPVATGTDGCARGDIAEGHRAQNHPAQGDTAMETV; encoded by the coding sequence ATGATGATCCTGGACGCCACTACGATCCCCTCGGGTTCCGTATTGAACGCCGACATCTGCATCGTCGGCGCCGGCGCCGCCGGCATCACGCTGGCGCTCGCCCTGATGGACAGCGGCCTGGATGTCGTGCTGCTCGAAAGCGGCGGCCCGCGCGTGGAGAAGGACACCCAGGCGTTGTATCGGGGCACGGTGCCGGATGCGCGCCTGCACAGCGAACCAGACCGCTATCGCGAACGCCGCATGGGCGGCTCGACCACGATCTGGGGCGGCCGCTGCATGCCGCTGGACCCGATCGATTTCGAGCCGCGCCCATACATCGCCCACAGCGGCTGGCCCATCGGCCTGGACGATTTGATGCCCTATTACCCGCGGGCCAATCAGATCTGCGAGGCGGGCGACTACGCGTATACCGTGGAGACGGCCTTCCATCATCCGATACGGCCGATGATAGAAGGCTTCGAAAGCCCGGCGTTCACGACCAATACGCTGGAGCGCTTCAGCACGCCCACGGACTTTGGCCGACGCTATGCCGAGCGGTTGCGTCTGGGGCCCGTGCGGGTGATCCAGCATGCCAATCTTTGCCGCCTGGACAGCGGTACGCCCGGCGCGCGGGGAGATGCCCGCGATAATGCCCAAGGGAACGCGGCAATCGGCGCTGCCCATGTCCGCACGCTGTCCGGCAACGCCTTCACCGTCCGGGCGCGCGCCTATGTGCTGGCCACCGGTGGCCTGGAGACGGCGCGCCTGCTGCTGGCCAGTCCCGGCGCCAGCGGGCGGGGACTGGGCAATCGAAACGACGTGGTGGGCCGCTACTACATGTGCCATATCGCCGGCACGATAGGGACGGTGGATCTGTCGCGCGCGGCGTCGGCATGGCACGGCTACGAGGTGTCGGACGAAGGGGTGTATTGCCGGCGCCGCCTGGCCCTGCGACCGGAGGCGCAGCGGCGCCTGCAGGTCGGCAACTTCATTGCGCGCCTGCACCATCCGCGCATCGCCGATCCCGGGCACGGCAGCAGCATCCTGTCGGCGCTTTATCTGGCGCGCCCCATCGTGCCGTACGAATACGCCAAGCGTCTCTACGGCGATGCGCCGGGCACCCTCGGCTTATGGCTCAGGCACCTGGGTAACGTGATCATGGGCATGCCGTCCGCGGCGGCGTTCATGTGGCGCCTGTTCACACAGCGCAAGCTTGCCGACCGCAAGTTCCCCTCCATCATCGTGCATCCGCGCAACCGCCGCTACAGCCTGGACTTTCACGCCGAACAGGAGCCCAACGTCGACAGCCGCGTGACGCTCGGTACGGACACGGACGCGCTGGGCGTGCCGCGCTTGCACGTCGATTGGCGCTACACGAAGCGTGACGTGGAGACGATCCAGGGGGCGTTGGCGGAATTGGCAAGCGCCTTGCACGCAAGCGGCGTTGGCAGCTTCGAGTACGACCCCGCCCTGGTTGAAACGGAAATGACGCGCTATGGCGCCTACGGCGGCCATCACATCGGCACGGCGCGCATGGGCCGCGATCCGCGCGACAGCGTGGTCGACGCCGACTGCCGCGTGCATGAAGCGGGCAACCTCTTCGTCGCCGGCGCGGCCGTCTTTCCGACTTCCGGGCAAGCCAACCCCACCTTGACCATCGTCGCGCTGGCCCTGCGCCTGGCGGCGCATCTGCGCCAGGTGTATGCGCCCGTCGCCACCGGGACGGATGGCTGCGCGCGAGGCGACATCGCCGAGGGCCATCGCGCTCAAAACCATCCAGCGCAGGGCGATACAGCCATGGAAACCGTATAG
- a CDS encoding NAD-dependent epimerase/dehydratase family protein, with protein sequence MKQRILVLGGNGYVGRRVIAALAASDWAEPVAGVRRARASDARVRQVLLDATDAAAVTSALGEVDAVVNCVAGSADSMVGGARALSAALEKRGGAAPRVVHFSSMAVYGPARGDVTESQAMATGMGGYAGAKVETERLLAGREAVVTLRPGCIYGPGSPQWSLRIASLLRAHRIGDLGAAGDGCSNLVYVDDVVAAVLAALRAPAQMTASGPVYNLAMAHAPDWNRYFLEYARVLGAVPLRRIGARRLKIETHLLAPALKIAEIGLRRVGIRVPPPIPPSLLRLWRQDIRLVSTRAENELGLAWTALAHGVAASVPGGRA encoded by the coding sequence ATGAAGCAAAGAATACTGGTGCTTGGCGGCAACGGCTATGTCGGCCGCCGCGTGATTGCGGCGCTGGCGGCCAGCGATTGGGCCGAACCGGTGGCCGGTGTACGACGGGCCCGGGCGTCGGACGCGCGGGTCCGCCAGGTCTTGCTCGATGCGACCGACGCGGCGGCGGTGACGAGCGCGCTGGGCGAGGTCGATGCGGTCGTCAATTGCGTCGCGGGCTCAGCCGACTCGATGGTCGGCGGCGCGCGGGCGCTGAGCGCGGCGTTGGAAAAGCGGGGCGGCGCCGCACCGCGGGTCGTGCACTTCAGCTCCATGGCGGTATACGGACCGGCGCGGGGCGACGTCACCGAGAGCCAGGCCATGGCGACCGGCATGGGCGGCTATGCCGGCGCCAAGGTGGAAACCGAGCGGCTGCTGGCGGGACGCGAAGCCGTGGTGACACTGCGGCCAGGCTGCATCTACGGTCCCGGCAGCCCGCAGTGGAGCCTGCGTATCGCCAGCCTGCTGCGCGCGCATCGCATCGGCGACCTGGGCGCCGCCGGGGACGGTTGCAGCAATCTGGTCTATGTCGATGACGTCGTCGCGGCGGTGCTGGCCGCGTTGAGGGCGCCGGCTCAGATGACGGCCTCGGGCCCGGTCTACAACCTCGCGATGGCGCACGCGCCCGACTGGAACCGGTATTTCCTGGAGTACGCGCGCGTGCTCGGCGCGGTGCCGTTGCGGCGCATCGGCGCGCGCCGCTTGAAAATTGAAACGCACCTGTTGGCGCCGGCGTTGAAGATCGCCGAGATCGGCTTGCGGCGTGTGGGCATCCGCGTTCCACCGCCCATTCCGCCGTCCCTGCTGCGCCTGTGGCGCCAGGACATACGACTGGTGTCGACGCGCGCCGAAAACGAGCTGGGCCTCGCCTGGACGGCGCTGGCGCACGGCGTGGCGGCCAGTGTGCCGGGGGGACGCGCATGA
- a CDS encoding capsular biosynthesis protein — translation MTADYPYRVAAQISMYPMDYPHAALLLPHQLRVWSPMVDRVLVTVDTHRSASGRYRGSHFDEYRAKLLRLARDLRADFPQLDVIEVDYAAAARREVARDFFGTEDIPVKAWDGGPFYAYFYGMHHSRARHIVHFDGDMLFGGGSTRWVEEAIDYAEGDPTVLLTGPFPGPPASDAAIHGHGLPVPQRLDVAGAPAYRFQSASTRIFMLDMKRFRATLGTLPLLRPGASQRMKSRLLGNPPDVREAEVILGEVLRQHGLYRVDLLGSAPGLWSLHPPYRGAEFYRKLPELVAAVESGQVPAAQRGHYDVHDSMIDWSAQRAATRPHKRWLRMLKDRLRTGA, via the coding sequence ATGACCGCGGATTATCCCTACCGCGTGGCCGCGCAGATCAGCATGTATCCCATGGACTATCCCCATGCCGCGCTGCTGCTGCCGCACCAGTTGCGCGTCTGGTCGCCCATGGTCGACCGGGTCCTGGTGACCGTGGACACGCATCGCAGCGCATCCGGCCGTTACCGCGGCAGCCATTTCGATGAATATCGCGCCAAACTGCTGCGACTGGCGCGCGACCTGCGCGCCGACTTCCCGCAGCTCGACGTAATCGAGGTGGATTACGCCGCGGCGGCGCGACGGGAGGTGGCGCGCGATTTCTTCGGAACGGAAGACATCCCGGTCAAGGCCTGGGACGGCGGCCCTTTCTATGCCTACTTCTATGGCATGCATCACAGCCGCGCGCGGCACATCGTGCATTTCGACGGCGACATGCTGTTCGGCGGAGGCAGCACGCGCTGGGTGGAAGAGGCCATCGACTACGCCGAAGGGGATCCGACGGTGCTGCTTACCGGCCCCTTCCCTGGGCCGCCCGCCTCGGACGCAGCCATCCACGGGCATGGCTTGCCCGTTCCACAGCGGCTCGATGTCGCCGGCGCGCCGGCCTATCGTTTCCAGTCCGCCAGCACCCGTATTTTCATGCTCGACATGAAGCGGTTTCGCGCGACGCTGGGCACGCTGCCCTTGCTGCGTCCCGGTGCGTCGCAGCGTATGAAGTCCCGTCTCCTGGGCAATCCGCCCGATGTGCGCGAGGCAGAAGTCATTCTGGGCGAAGTCTTGCGGCAGCACGGGCTGTATCGCGTCGACCTGCTCGGGTCGGCGCCGGGGCTGTGGTCGCTGCATCCGCCCTATCGCGGCGCCGAGTTCTATCGCAAGCTGCCGGAACTGGTCGCGGCGGTCGAATCCGGCCAGGTGCCGGCGGCCCAGCGCGGGCATTACGACGTGCACGACAGCATGATCGACTGGTCCGCGCAACGCGCCGCGACGCGTCCTCACAAGCGCTGGCTGCGCATGCTCAAAGACCGGCTACGGACCGGCGCGTAG
- a CDS encoding acyltransferase family protein has translation MDILSIQYLRGVAAMMVVVVHLYPQLERMGYRGYWPHWLAAGVDIFFVLSGFLMWITTRDRKVGILEFYKRRAVRIVPLYWLLTSVAVAVMLIAPQLLQTTRFGAFHVIASYLFLMVHNPSGLIEPVLTVGWTLNYEMLYYVIFGLTLVLPTRWRFIATAVVLVGLSLLGWFVVGDGQPILKVYTSDIVLEFLLGMGVGWWFSRPHKGGSAALGWLLVIGGFIVIALMSVAAPDAPRPLAQGVPAMAIVVGAILLERFQSLPRMDFLHKLGDASYSLYLSHAFVLSAVSQGWRKLHLDALPGGRAGFCAAGLAACILVGILVYELLERPLIAFFKKQREQDASKAATRRSVAGL, from the coding sequence ATGGACATTCTTTCCATACAGTATCTGCGCGGCGTCGCGGCCATGATGGTTGTCGTCGTCCATCTCTATCCGCAGTTGGAGCGCATGGGCTACCGGGGCTATTGGCCGCATTGGCTGGCCGCCGGCGTGGATATCTTCTTCGTCCTCAGCGGCTTTCTCATGTGGATCACGACGCGTGACAGGAAGGTGGGCATCCTGGAGTTCTACAAGCGCCGCGCGGTGCGCATCGTTCCGCTCTATTGGCTGCTGACCTCGGTGGCGGTGGCGGTCATGCTGATCGCGCCGCAACTGCTGCAGACCACGCGCTTCGGCGCGTTTCACGTCATTGCGTCCTACTTGTTCCTGATGGTGCACAACCCGTCCGGGCTGATCGAACCGGTGCTGACGGTAGGTTGGACGCTCAATTACGAGATGCTGTATTACGTGATCTTCGGCCTGACGCTGGTATTGCCTACGCGGTGGCGCTTCATTGCCACGGCTGTCGTATTGGTGGGGCTGAGCCTGCTTGGATGGTTCGTGGTCGGCGACGGCCAGCCCATTCTCAAGGTCTACACCTCGGACATCGTGCTTGAGTTCCTGCTCGGCATGGGTGTGGGGTGGTGGTTTTCGCGGCCGCACAAGGGCGGCTCCGCGGCGCTGGGCTGGCTGCTGGTCATCGGCGGTTTCATCGTCATCGCCCTGATGTCCGTCGCGGCGCCCGATGCGCCCCGCCCATTGGCGCAAGGCGTGCCGGCCATGGCCATCGTGGTGGGCGCGATCCTGCTGGAACGCTTTCAGTCGCTGCCGCGCATGGATTTCCTTCACAAACTGGGCGACGCATCCTATTCGCTCTACTTGTCCCATGCCTTCGTGCTGTCAGCGGTGAGCCAAGGCTGGCGCAAGCTGCACCTGGATGCCTTGCCGGGTGGCCGGGCGGGGTTCTGCGCCGCCGGCCTGGCGGCCTGCATCCTGGTGGGCATCCTGGTCTATGAACTGCTGGAAAGGCCGCTGATCGCCTTCTTCAAGAAACAGCGCGAACAGGACGCCTCCAAGGCTGCTACGCGCCGGTCCGTAGCCGGTCTTTGA